The following are encoded together in the Pseudomonadota bacterium genome:
- a CDS encoding FAD-dependent oxidoreductase: MRELEYDGIIIGAGPNGLTTAGYLTKAGLKIAILERRYEIGG, from the coding sequence ATGAGAGAATTGGAATACGATGGCATTATCATCGGAGCAGGCCCCAACGGCCTGACAACAGCAGGTTATTTAACAAAGGCAGGTTTGAAGATTGCAATCCTGGAAAGGAGATATGAGATCGGCGGAG